The following are from one region of the Sphingomonas oryzagri genome:
- a CDS encoding sarcosine oxidase subunit beta family protein produces the protein MRYSLLSLAAKAFGGHRGWAPTWRDAAPAEGYDIVIVGGGGHGLATAYYLAKVHGIRRVAVIEKGWIGGGNAGRNTTIIRSNYGLPGNEPFYEWSMKLWEGLEQELNYNAMVSQRGVLNLYHSDGQRDAYARRGNAMRLHGVDAELLDQDGVRKLAPFLAFDHARFPIQGGLYQGRGGTARHDAVNWGYAHAASALGVDIIQNCELTGFVRDASGAVTGVETTRGTIRTGKVGVAVAGNSSRVAAMAGLRLPIESHVLQAFVSEGLKPVIPGVVTFGAGHFYISQSDKGGLVFGGDIDGYNSYAQRGNMPVVEDVCEGGMAIMPMIGRARLLRSWGGIMDMSMDGSPIIDTTPVPGLYLNAGWCYGGFKATPASGWCFAHLLATDGPHETATAYRLDRFRTGHLIDEKGVGAQPNLH, from the coding sequence ATGCGTTATTCTCTCCTCTCTCTCGCCGCGAAAGCATTTGGCGGTCATCGCGGATGGGCACCAACCTGGCGCGATGCGGCGCCGGCCGAGGGCTATGACATCGTCATCGTCGGTGGCGGCGGGCATGGGCTGGCGACGGCTTATTATCTCGCGAAGGTGCATGGCATCCGCCGCGTCGCGGTGATCGAGAAGGGGTGGATCGGCGGCGGCAATGCCGGGCGCAACACCACGATCATCCGCTCCAATTACGGACTGCCGGGCAACGAGCCCTTCTACGAATGGTCGATGAAGCTGTGGGAGGGGCTGGAGCAGGAGCTGAACTACAACGCGATGGTCAGCCAGCGCGGCGTGCTCAACCTCTATCATTCGGATGGCCAGCGCGATGCCTATGCGCGCCGTGGCAACGCGATGCGGCTCCATGGCGTCGACGCAGAACTGCTCGATCAGGACGGGGTGCGCAAGCTGGCCCCTTTCCTAGCCTTCGATCATGCCCGCTTCCCGATCCAGGGCGGACTCTACCAGGGTCGCGGCGGCACCGCGCGGCACGATGCGGTGAACTGGGGCTATGCCCACGCCGCCTCCGCGCTCGGCGTCGACATCATCCAGAATTGCGAGCTGACCGGCTTCGTCCGCGATGCCTCCGGCGCCGTCACCGGGGTCGAGACGACGCGGGGCACCATCCGCACCGGCAAGGTCGGCGTCGCGGTGGCCGGCAACAGTTCGCGCGTCGCGGCGATGGCGGGGTTACGCCTGCCGATCGAGAGCCATGTGTTGCAGGCCTTCGTCAGCGAGGGGCTGAAGCCGGTCATCCCCGGCGTCGTCACCTTCGGCGCGGGCCATTTCTACATCAGCCAGTCGGACAAGGGCGGGCTGGTCTTCGGCGGCGATATAGACGGCTACAACAGCTACGCCCAGCGCGGGAACATGCCGGTGGTCGAGGATGTGTGCGAGGGCGGCATGGCGATCATGCCGATGATCGGCCGCGCGCGCCTGCTGCGTAGCTGGGGCGGCATCATGGACATGTCGATGGACGGTTCCCCGATCATCGACACCACGCCCGTTCCCGGCCTCTATCTCAATGCCGGCTGGTGCTATGGTGGCTTCAAGGCGACGCCGGCCTCGGGCTGGTGCTTCGCCCACCTGCTCGCCACAGACGGCCCGCACGAGACTGCGACCGCCTACCGGCTGGACCGGTTCCGCACCGGCCACCTGATCGACGAAAAGGGCGTCGGCGCCCAACCCAACCTGCACTGA
- a CDS encoding sarcosine oxidase subunit gamma, which translates to MADGLTINTRDGLGIASIMARKGVDTAAIGAALGSDMPTSPRAVFSGTRTVIGTGHGTWLVIDDDATPDFAETLAEQLAGIASVSDQSSGYSVVRLSGPDARTLMRRGAAIDVDPSVFGPGSAATTVIAHIGALFWQVDDQPTYDVATFRSYAGSFRHWLDLGVAAL; encoded by the coding sequence GTGGCTGACGGCCTCACCATCAACACGCGCGACGGGCTCGGTATCGCCAGCATCATGGCGCGCAAGGGCGTAGACACGGCCGCGATCGGCGCGGCGCTGGGCAGCGACATGCCCACCAGCCCGCGCGCGGTCTTCAGCGGCACCCGCACCGTGATCGGCACCGGACACGGTACGTGGCTGGTGATCGACGACGACGCCACGCCCGATTTCGCCGAGACGCTGGCGGAGCAGCTTGCCGGCATCGCCTCGGTATCGGATCAGTCGAGCGGCTATAGCGTCGTGCGCCTCTCCGGCCCCGACGCCCGCACGCTGATGCGGCGCGGCGCCGCGATCGATGTCGATCCATCCGTATTCGGCCCCGGATCGGCCGCGACCACGGTGATCGCGCATATCGGCGCCCTGTTCTGGCAGGTCGACGACCAGCCCACCTATGACGTGGCGACCTTCCGCAGCTATGCGGGCAGCTTCCGCCACTGGCTCGATCTCGGCGTCGCGGCGCTCTGA
- the purU gene encoding formyltetrahydrofolate deformylase — MTAAYLLTLSCPNRPGIVTRVTAALFHHGADIKEAHQFDDVETGRFFMRIVATLPSPGASEAFREGFGALAADLALDWSFRPRDEQRKVLILASKFDHCLVDLLYRNRIGELSMEVVGIVSNHPRETYASTDFGTIPFHHLPINKDTKPQQEAQIKALVDETGAELVVLARYMQILSDDLAAFLSGRCINIHHSFLPGFKGAKPYHQAHARGVKLIGATAHYVTADLDEGPIIEQDVERISHHDSPEDLVRKGRDIERRVLARAVAFHLDGRALANGHKTVVFRD, encoded by the coding sequence ATGACCGCCGCCTATCTGCTCACCCTTTCCTGCCCGAACCGGCCCGGCATCGTCACGCGCGTCACCGCCGCGCTGTTCCACCACGGCGCCGACATCAAGGAAGCCCATCAGTTCGACGATGTGGAGACCGGTCGCTTCTTCATGCGGATTGTAGCGACACTACCGTCTCCGGGTGCGTCGGAAGCCTTCCGTGAGGGGTTCGGCGCGCTCGCGGCCGATCTGGCGCTCGATTGGTCCTTCCGGCCGCGCGACGAACAGCGCAAGGTGCTGATCCTCGCCTCCAAGTTCGATCACTGCCTGGTCGACCTGCTCTATCGCAACCGCATCGGAGAGTTGAGCATGGAGGTGGTCGGCATCGTCTCCAACCATCCGCGCGAAACCTATGCGAGCACCGATTTCGGCACGATACCGTTCCACCACCTGCCGATAAACAAGGACACGAAGCCGCAACAGGAGGCGCAGATCAAGGCGCTGGTCGACGAGACCGGAGCCGAGCTGGTCGTGCTCGCCCGCTACATGCAGATCCTGTCGGACGACCTCGCCGCCTTTCTCTCCGGCCGCTGCATCAACATCCACCACAGCTTCCTGCCGGGCTTCAAGGGCGCCAAGCCCTATCACCAGGCCCATGCGCGCGGCGTGAAGCTGATCGGTGCGACAGCGCACTACGTCACCGCCGATCTCGACGAAGGCCCGATCATCGAGCAGGACGTCGAGCGGATCAGCCATCACGACAGCCCGGAAGACCTCGTCCGCAAGGGCCGCGACATCGAGCGCCGCGTGCTGGCGCGTGCTGTGGCCTTCCACCTCGATGGCCGTGCGCTCGCCAACGGTCACAAGACCGTGGTGTTCAGGGACTGA
- the folD gene encoding bifunctional methylenetetrahydrofolate dehydrogenase/methenyltetrahydrofolate cyclohydrolase FolD produces the protein MAVLIDGAKIAAGVRQRVADEAARLATQGIVPGLAVVLVGEDPASQIYVRSKIRQTKAAGLASFEHRLPATAAQEELLDLVRVLNADDRVDGILVQLPLPRHIDSDRVLDAIDPAKDVDGFHPVNVGRLSSGTGGLIPCTPLGCMMLLDTVIDDYRGLKAVVIGKSNIVGKPVAMLLLERECTVTVTHIATRNLPDIVRTADILVVAAGAPGLVRGDWIRPGAIVIDVGINRIPDGDGSRIVGDVAFDEMDLAGAITPVPGGVGPMTIACLLENTVRAAERRRAVAGDFQPVPA, from the coding sequence ATGGCGGTGCTGATCGACGGGGCCAAGATTGCAGCGGGCGTCCGCCAGCGCGTCGCCGACGAGGCAGCGCGGCTGGCGACGCAAGGCATCGTCCCCGGCCTCGCCGTGGTGCTGGTCGGCGAGGATCCGGCGAGCCAGATCTACGTCCGCTCCAAGATCCGCCAGACGAAGGCCGCCGGTCTCGCCTCGTTCGAGCATCGCCTGCCCGCCACCGCCGCGCAGGAGGAATTGCTGGATTTGGTCCGCGTGCTCAACGCGGACGATCGGGTGGACGGCATCCTCGTGCAGTTGCCGCTGCCCCGTCACATCGATTCCGATCGCGTGCTGGATGCGATCGATCCGGCCAAGGATGTGGACGGCTTCCATCCGGTGAACGTCGGGCGCCTCTCGTCCGGCACGGGCGGACTGATCCCCTGCACCCCGCTCGGCTGCATGATGCTGCTCGATACCGTGATCGACGACTATCGCGGGCTGAAGGCGGTGGTGATCGGCAAGTCCAACATCGTCGGCAAGCCGGTCGCCATGCTGCTGCTCGAACGCGAGTGCACCGTCACCGTCACCCACATCGCCACCCGCAACCTGCCCGACATCGTGCGGACAGCGGACATCCTGGTCGTCGCAGCCGGCGCGCCGGGGCTGGTGCGCGGCGACTGGATCAGGCCGGGCGCGATCGTGATCGACGTCGGCATCAACCGCATCCCCGATGGCGACGGGAGCCGCATCGTCGGCGACGTCGCCTTCGACGAGATGGATCTTGCCGGCGCGATCACCCCCGTGCCCGGCGGCGTCGGCCCGATGACGATCGCCTGCCTGCTCGAAAATACCGTGCGGGCGGCCGAGCGCAGGCGCGCGGTGGCGGGTGACTTTCAGCCCGTCCCCGCTTAG
- a CDS encoding sarcosine oxidase subunit alpha family protein: MSRRATGGLIDRSKPLAFAFDGKRYAGFEGDTLASALVANDVKLVGRSFKYHRPRGILTAGSEEPNALVTLRTGAQAEPNTRATVTPLFDGLEATSQNRWPNLRFDMMAVNQLFAPIFVAGFYYKTFMWPAAFWEKLYEPLIRRAAGLGELSMLPDPDSYDREHGFCDLLVIGGGPAGIAAALTAGRAGLRVILADEDVRPGGRLLAERHEIDGVPGAVWAEDAAAELATLPNIRVLSRTAVFGVYDGREYAAVERVSDHLAVTPTGQPRQRLWKIVAKRAILATGAIERPLVFGGNDRPGVMTASAVSTYVNRFAALPGQRAVVFAASDSGWQTAIDLIDAGVEVAAVVDPRETAPALAETLRKAGTDILLGAAVRDAIGAPVRKVGIRISDGRMRVIACDLLAMGGGWNPAIGLGSNMGARPVWSEAAQSFLLDQTPPGFAPAGAAAGHFALFEALTDGATQAVAAAEALGKSATAPRFTASDEPAGVRPLWHVPGRGKAFVDFQHDVTDKDVQLSAREGFTSIEHFKRYTTLGMATDQGKTSQMNGHALLAAATGKSIAEAGTILSRAPYQPVAIGVLAGHHREEHFRPERRTAGHDWAASQGATFVDAGQWKRAQWFTRPGEKDWLETVNREVTMTRNGVGICDVSTLGKIDVHGPDAATLLDRLYINMFSTLPVGKARYGVMLREDGMVMDDGTTTRFAEDSFFVTTTTVNAARVMQHIDYARHVLWPELDVQATSVTEQWATYAVAGPRSRALLQQALPEIDLSNEVFPFMAAAKLRWNGVPARIYRLSFSGEMAYEVSVPANHGDALIRHLFEVGRAFDAVPYGTEALGVMRIEKGHPAGNELNGMTTAADLGMGRMMSKKKDYIGRIMAARPGIADPMRPALVGLRPVDPAHKIRAGAHLLGVGAPRTAAHDEGYVTSACWSPTLGHAIALGLLVDGPNRHGERIAVHDPVRGADVEAEICNPVFVDPEGVRVRG; the protein is encoded by the coding sequence ATGAGCCGCCGCGCAACAGGCGGCCTGATCGATCGATCGAAGCCGCTGGCCTTCGCCTTCGACGGCAAGCGCTACGCCGGCTTCGAGGGCGACACGCTCGCCTCGGCGCTGGTCGCCAACGACGTGAAGCTGGTCGGCCGCTCGTTCAAATATCACCGGCCGCGCGGCATCCTCACGGCGGGGAGCGAGGAACCCAACGCGCTCGTCACGCTGCGCACCGGCGCCCAGGCCGAGCCGAACACGCGCGCCACCGTTACCCCCCTGTTCGACGGGCTGGAGGCGACCAGCCAGAATCGCTGGCCGAACCTGCGCTTCGACATGATGGCGGTGAACCAGCTGTTCGCGCCGATCTTCGTCGCGGGCTTCTACTACAAGACCTTCATGTGGCCCGCCGCCTTCTGGGAGAAGCTGTACGAGCCGCTGATCCGCCGCGCCGCCGGCCTCGGCGAGCTTTCCATGCTGCCCGACCCGGACAGCTATGATCGCGAGCATGGCTTCTGCGACCTGCTGGTGATCGGCGGCGGCCCCGCCGGCATCGCCGCCGCACTCACCGCCGGTCGGGCCGGCCTGCGCGTGATCCTCGCCGACGAGGACGTCCGCCCCGGCGGCCGCCTGCTCGCCGAGCGCCACGAGATCGACGGCGTGCCGGGCGCAGTGTGGGCGGAGGATGCCGCCGCCGAGCTGGCGACGCTCCCCAATATTCGCGTGCTGAGCCGCACCGCCGTCTTCGGCGTCTATGACGGGCGGGAATATGCCGCCGTCGAGCGCGTATCGGATCATCTCGCGGTCACGCCCACGGGCCAGCCCCGCCAGCGGCTGTGGAAGATCGTGGCGAAGCGCGCCATCCTCGCCACCGGCGCGATCGAGCGGCCTTTGGTGTTCGGCGGCAACGATCGCCCCGGTGTGATGACCGCATCCGCCGTCTCCACCTACGTCAACCGCTTCGCCGCATTGCCGGGGCAGCGCGCGGTGGTGTTCGCCGCCAGCGACAGCGGCTGGCAGACCGCGATCGACCTGATCGACGCGGGCGTGGAGGTCGCCGCCGTGGTCGATCCGCGCGAGACGGCGCCGGCCCTAGCCGAGACGCTGCGCAAGGCGGGCACCGACATCCTGCTCGGCGCGGCGGTCCGCGACGCGATCGGCGCGCCGGTCCGCAAGGTGGGGATCCGCATCTCCGATGGACGCATGCGGGTCATCGCCTGCGACCTGCTCGCCATGGGTGGCGGCTGGAACCCCGCCATCGGCCTCGGCAGCAACATGGGTGCGCGCCCGGTCTGGTCCGAGGCGGCGCAGAGCTTCCTGCTCGATCAGACGCCTCCCGGCTTCGCGCCGGCCGGCGCTGCAGCGGGCCATTTCGCGCTGTTCGAAGCGCTTACGGACGGCGCCACGCAGGCGGTCGCCGCCGCCGAAGCGCTCGGCAAATCCGCCACCGCCCCGCGATTCACCGCCAGCGACGAGCCGGCCGGTGTCCGCCCGCTCTGGCACGTGCCGGGTCGCGGCAAGGCGTTCGTCGATTTCCAGCACGACGTCACCGACAAGGACGTTCAGCTCTCGGCGCGCGAGGGCTTCACCTCGATCGAGCATTTCAAGCGCTACACCACGCTCGGCATGGCGACCGATCAGGGCAAGACCAGCCAGATGAACGGCCATGCCCTGCTCGCCGCCGCCACCGGCAAGTCGATCGCCGAGGCCGGCACGATCCTGTCCCGCGCGCCCTACCAGCCGGTCGCGATCGGCGTGCTCGCCGGCCATCATCGCGAGGAGCATTTCCGCCCCGAACGTCGAACCGCCGGGCACGACTGGGCGGCGTCGCAGGGCGCCACCTTCGTCGATGCCGGCCAATGGAAGCGTGCGCAGTGGTTCACGCGCCCCGGCGAGAAGGACTGGCTGGAGACGGTCAACCGCGAAGTCACGATGACGCGGAACGGCGTCGGCATCTGCGATGTCTCGACGCTGGGCAAGATCGACGTCCACGGGCCGGACGCCGCCACCCTGCTCGACCGGCTCTACATCAACATGTTCTCCACACTGCCGGTCGGCAAGGCCCGCTACGGCGTGATGCTGCGCGAGGACGGCATGGTGATGGACGACGGCACCACCACCCGCTTCGCCGAGGACAGCTTCTTCGTCACGACGACGACGGTGAACGCCGCGCGGGTGATGCAGCATATCGACTATGCCCGCCACGTGCTGTGGCCGGAGCTGGACGTGCAGGCGACCTCCGTCACCGAGCAATGGGCGACCTACGCGGTGGCAGGGCCTCGTTCCCGAGCGCTGCTCCAGCAGGCGCTGCCGGAGATCGACCTATCCAACGAGGTCTTCCCCTTCATGGCGGCCGCGAAGCTCCGCTGGAACGGCGTGCCGGCGCGGATCTACCGCCTCTCCTTCTCCGGCGAGATGGCCTATGAGGTAAGCGTTCCGGCCAATCACGGCGACGCGCTCATCCGCCATCTGTTCGAGGTGGGCCGCGCCTTCGATGCCGTGCCCTATGGCACCGAGGCGCTGGGCGTGATGCGGATCGAGAAGGGCCACCCCGCCGGCAACGAGCTGAACGGCATGACGACCGCCGCCGATCTCGGCATGGGGCGGATGATGTCGAAGAAGAAGGATTATATCGGCCGGATCATGGCGGCACGGCCTGGCATCGCCGATCCGATGCGGCCGGCGCTGGTCGGCCTCAGGCCGGTCGATCCCGCGCACAAGATTCGGGCCGGCGCGCACCTGCTTGGCGTCGGGGCACCGCGCACCGCCGCGCACGACGAGGGATATGTCACCTCGGCCTGCTGGTCCCCTACGCTGGGCCACGCCATCGCGCTCGGCCTCTTGGTCGACGGGCCGAACCGCCATGGCGAGCGCATCGCCGTCCACGATCCGGTGCGCGGCGCCGATGTCGAGGCGGAGATCTGCAACCCCGTCTTCGTCGATCCCGAAGGAGTGCGCGTCCGTGGCTGA
- a CDS encoding GlxA family transcriptional regulator, producing MPTHDNHLISVTTRIGLLLIDGFALMSYASFIEPFRAANSLAGRALYEWVHIAPGGEGALASNGARLVADAGIGEAIDCDMLFVFAAGDPAAFRDDACFAWLRTMARRGVPIGGVSGGPFLLARAGLLANRRATIHWEHVVALQSEFPDLMLEQGLYVIDRDRMTCAGGTAGLDLAMWLIARDQGSVLAARVGEWFIGAGPRDPDRAQRTDLAARHGSTNPRLLLMLEAMEQAIEEPIEREHLARRAGVSLRQLERLSSAHLGASVAETYLSIRLDRAMELLRSTGMSVTEVAMASGFRSPAHFSRRFRRRFGTSPRRQTK from the coding sequence ATGCCCACGCACGACAATCACCTCATTTCGGTGACGACCCGTATCGGCCTGCTGCTGATCGACGGCTTCGCACTGATGTCCTATGCGTCCTTCATCGAGCCGTTTCGTGCTGCGAACAGCCTGGCGGGAAGAGCACTCTACGAGTGGGTGCATATCGCGCCGGGTGGCGAAGGCGCCCTGGCGTCGAACGGCGCCCGGCTGGTTGCGGATGCCGGTATCGGTGAGGCGATCGACTGCGACATGCTGTTCGTCTTCGCGGCCGGTGATCCCGCCGCCTTTCGGGACGACGCCTGCTTCGCCTGGCTGCGCACGATGGCGCGGCGCGGAGTCCCGATCGGGGGTGTGTCCGGCGGCCCCTTCCTGCTCGCGAGGGCCGGGCTGCTGGCCAACCGGCGGGCCACCATCCACTGGGAGCATGTCGTCGCGCTCCAGAGCGAGTTTCCGGATCTGATGCTGGAGCAGGGTCTCTACGTGATCGATCGCGACCGGATGACCTGCGCCGGGGGTACGGCGGGGCTGGATCTCGCGATGTGGCTGATCGCCCGCGATCAGGGTTCGGTATTGGCGGCGCGTGTCGGGGAATGGTTCATCGGGGCAGGCCCGCGCGATCCCGACCGGGCGCAGCGCACCGATCTCGCGGCGCGCCACGGCAGCACCAATCCCCGCCTGCTGCTGATGCTCGAGGCGATGGAACAGGCGATCGAGGAACCGATCGAGCGCGAACATCTCGCCCGGCGCGCGGGCGTGTCGCTCCGGCAACTGGAGCGCCTGAGTAGCGCCCATCTCGGCGCCAGCGTTGCGGAAACCTATCTTTCCATCCGGCTCGATCGGGCGATGGAATTGCTGCGATCGACCGGCATGTCCGTCACCGAGGTCGCCATGGCATCGGGCTTCCGTAGCCCCGCGCATTTCTCACGCCGGTTCCGGAGACGGTTCGGGACGTCGCCGCGACGCCAGACGAAATAG
- a CDS encoding efflux transporter outer membrane subunit, translating into MAEARRLLALAGLSALAGCSFAPAYHPPATIAPVAYKEAGPWQPAAPADLSAAGDWWTLYDDPTLNSLAAKIGTDNPTLAGALGRYDEARAYLAEARSGLFPHIGLSTDITDNRQSDNRPLRGSNQPDLYPADTVGGDIGYELDLWGRVRNSVAAGKAEAQASGDDLAELRLSLQARLATSYFALRGYDRQIDLLQKTVDAFSKADAMTRRRFQGGIANGIATGQSGAELAEAQAQLEDVRNARALTEHAIASLVGTPASTFTIAPEPVDLAIPDVPVGLPSTLLQRRPDVAAAERRMYAANREIGVAKAAFFPSISLSGQGGFQNTGLPSLFTAPNIFWSVGPSAVLNLFDGGRRRAQVAVARASWTQATADYRGRVLKAFQDVEDGLSELHHLGAESAAEDRAVDQAAQAERLTLNRYVKGAVNYLDVVTAQTTALRVRRQAIALDTQRLQASVGLIQAIGGGWTAHNPASPPTSKG; encoded by the coding sequence ATGGCTGAGGCGCGCCGGCTGCTGGCGCTGGCGGGGCTGTCGGCACTGGCCGGCTGTTCCTTCGCGCCGGCCTATCATCCGCCCGCGACGATCGCGCCTGTCGCATACAAGGAAGCCGGGCCGTGGCAACCGGCCGCGCCGGCCGACCTGTCGGCAGCGGGCGACTGGTGGACGCTCTACGACGATCCGACGCTGAACAGCCTCGCCGCAAAGATCGGCACCGACAATCCGACGCTCGCCGGCGCGCTCGGCCGCTATGACGAGGCGCGGGCCTATCTGGCGGAGGCGCGCTCCGGCCTGTTCCCGCATATCGGGCTCAGCACCGACATCACCGACAACCGCCAGTCAGACAACCGCCCGCTGCGCGGTTCCAACCAGCCCGATCTCTACCCGGCCGATACGGTGGGCGGGGACATCGGCTACGAGCTCGATCTGTGGGGCCGGGTCCGCAACTCGGTCGCCGCCGGCAAGGCCGAGGCGCAGGCGAGCGGCGACGATCTCGCCGAACTTCGCCTCAGCCTGCAGGCCAGGCTCGCGACAAGCTATTTCGCGCTGCGCGGCTACGACCGGCAGATCGATCTTCTCCAGAAGACGGTCGACGCCTTCTCCAAGGCCGACGCCATGACGCGGCGCCGCTTCCAGGGCGGCATCGCCAACGGCATCGCCACCGGCCAATCCGGCGCCGAACTGGCCGAGGCGCAGGCCCAGCTGGAAGACGTACGCAACGCCCGCGCGCTGACCGAGCACGCCATCGCGAGCCTCGTCGGCACGCCGGCTTCCACTTTCACGATCGCGCCCGAACCGGTCGACCTCGCCATTCCCGATGTGCCGGTCGGCCTCCCCTCCACGCTGCTCCAGCGCAGACCCGACGTGGCGGCAGCCGAGCGCCGCATGTATGCCGCCAACCGGGAGATCGGCGTGGCGAAGGCGGCCTTCTTCCCCTCCATCTCGCTGAGCGGACAGGGCGGCTTTCAGAATACCGGCCTGCCGAGCCTGTTCACCGCGCCCAACATCTTCTGGTCGGTCGGGCCGAGCGCGGTGCTCAACCTGTTCGACGGCGGACGCCGCCGCGCGCAGGTCGCAGTCGCGCGCGCCAGTTGGACGCAGGCCACGGCCGACTATCGCGGCCGGGTGCTCAAGGCCTTTCAGGATGTCGAGGACGGCCTTTCCGAGCTGCACCATCTCGGAGCCGAGAGTGCGGCAGAGGATCGCGCCGTCGATCAGGCAGCGCAAGCCGAGCGGCTGACGCTCAACCGCTACGTGAAAGGGGCGGTGAACTATCTCGACGTCGTGACTGCCCAAACCACCGCGCTGCGTGTCCGGCGCCAGGCGATCGCGCTCGATACCCAGCGGCTGCAGGCCAGCGTCGGGCTGATCCAGGCGATCGGCGGCGGCTGGACCGCACACAATCCGGCATCGCCCCCGACCAGCAAGGGATGA
- a CDS encoding sarcosine oxidase subunit delta, which produces MRIPCPYCGDRDSQEFVYRGDASLQRPDGEDGFFDYVYLRDNPAGPIAEHWYHAQGCRSWIVVTRDTRTHAIHGAVLAAEAAR; this is translated from the coding sequence ATGCGCATCCCCTGCCCCTATTGCGGCGACCGGGACTCCCAGGAGTTCGTGTATCGCGGCGACGCCAGCCTCCAGCGCCCGGACGGCGAGGACGGCTTCTTCGACTACGTCTATCTGCGCGACAATCCGGCCGGGCCGATCGCCGAGCATTGGTATCATGCGCAGGGCTGCCGCAGCTGGATCGTGGTGACGCGCGACACCCGCACGCACGCCATCCACGGCGCGGTGCTGGCGGCGGAGGCCGCGCGATGA
- a CDS encoding efflux RND transporter periplasmic adaptor subunit gives MQSDTMAETPAAPKGLKVAGVVAAVVAVGVVVAGTMSRASDTHEAQNWSNARSVPTVHLVDVKDSAATDGLTLPGTMAAWNAAKLYARVGGYVQGWSEDIGAEVKGGTSLGRIDTPELDQQIVQARAALAKAKADASLAKSTAARWNDLLTDHSVSEQEADEKNGDLAAKNASVQEAEADLGRLMALKSYATVRAPFAGVVTARNVDIGDLVGPGASTQQPMFSVADVRRIRLYVSVPQTYAAAMTPGLDATLSVPDQPGRTFDAKVIGTSGSINPQTGTLEVQLVADNPGEVLKPGGYAQVKFSVPGQAGTVTIPSSSLVFRAAGTQVAMVDADDHIHMQPVTLGRDLGGTVEVVTGLGRNAKIVDNPPDSIAQGELVRVGNDHG, from the coding sequence ATGCAGAGTGACACCATGGCCGAGACCCCGGCCGCTCCGAAAGGACTGAAAGTAGCCGGCGTCGTCGCGGCGGTCGTGGCCGTCGGCGTGGTCGTCGCGGGCACGATGAGCCGCGCCAGCGACACGCATGAGGCGCAAAACTGGTCCAATGCGCGATCGGTGCCTACCGTACACCTTGTCGACGTGAAGGATTCCGCTGCAACGGACGGGCTAACCCTGCCCGGAACGATGGCCGCATGGAACGCCGCCAAGCTCTACGCGCGGGTGGGAGGCTATGTGCAGGGCTGGTCCGAGGACATCGGCGCAGAGGTAAAGGGCGGTACATCGCTCGGCCGGATCGACACTCCTGAACTGGACCAGCAGATCGTCCAGGCGCGTGCTGCTCTGGCCAAGGCGAAGGCCGACGCCTCTCTCGCCAAATCGACGGCGGCGCGGTGGAACGACCTGCTCACCGATCACTCGGTATCCGAACAGGAAGCCGACGAGAAGAATGGCGATCTCGCCGCCAAGAATGCGTCGGTGCAAGAGGCCGAGGCCGATCTAGGCCGGCTGATGGCGCTCAAGTCCTACGCCACGGTGCGCGCGCCCTTCGCGGGCGTGGTAACGGCCCGCAACGTCGATATCGGCGATCTCGTCGGCCCCGGCGCCAGCACGCAGCAGCCGATGTTCTCCGTCGCCGACGTGCGCCGCATCCGTCTCTACGTCAGCGTACCGCAGACTTATGCGGCGGCGATGACGCCCGGCCTCGATGCGACATTGAGCGTGCCGGATCAGCCCGGCCGCACCTTCGACGCGAAAGTGATCGGCACGTCGGGATCGATCAACCCGCAGACCGGTACGCTGGAGGTCCAACTCGTTGCCGACAACCCCGGCGAGGTGCTCAAGCCCGGCGGCTATGCGCAGGTGAAGTTTTCCGTGCCGGGCCAGGCCGGCACGGTGACGATCCCGTCGAGCAGCCTCGTCTTCCGCGCAGCCGGCACGCAGGTCGCGATGGTCGACGCAGACGACCATATCCACATGCAGCCGGTGACGCTCGGTCGCGATCTCGGCGGCACCGTGGAGGTGGTCACCGGTCTCGGTCGCAACGCAAAGATCGTCGACAATCCGCCCGACTCGATCGCGCAGGGTGAACTCGTCCGGGTCGGCAACGATCATGGCTGA